The Gadus macrocephalus chromosome 20, ASM3116895v1 genome includes a region encoding these proteins:
- the usp37 gene encoding ubiquitin carboxyl-terminal hydrolase 37 isoform X2, with product MAAAVTKLSCGDVQIRFNSIDLGTTRWKEGAFEILEKDNKSSLSLRFNCGGPPKTFQLHQNVKQISQSMSRIMVTLKDSSIITLDRLPVSLVQKTKEYLEKVKQGKQNPKSCQGSASFSVLGNRTVKNETSPPGERQTTPRRQSVEGREEAPRKPLGSPSRASSTPTRAGLSENRGEWRKRLMNPESDINEDYPKENDSSSNNKATSDPSRKFLVSCKDKLKQSEENRSSAPLGGPLQPSLFYGSRSVTKDFGQNHSFLERPSSTTQSPAAKRSLVLPNHSTPFKKVRSSVDYGGWNKQRPSTLTQPQAPLQGFSNLGNTCYMNAILQSLFSLPSFSTDMLRQGIPWKKVPINALLRRFAHLMVKKDVGCPETKKDLLRKVKSAISATAERFSGYMQNDAHEFLSQCLDQLKEDVEKMNKSWKNEAAAGSAATSPAAWDDSQHGATSTAPASGKAEPGEETDTSRIYTCPVAVNMEFEVQHTITCKGCGEVVTKREQFNDLSIDLPRRKNTLPLRSIQDSLDLFFRMEEIEYSCEKCNGKAATVTHKFSKLPRVLILHLKRYSFNAQLSLNSKLGQQVVIPRYLTLLSHCTEATRAPLNLGWSAQSALSRTLKTSQSVNSSSTAPRRPGGKAANPGCTSTLLDSDSEEELSRRVNSRKRRLSECLAEEEERTEERAVAVEQSDFNDDEMLAAVLEMSRQEAALSAPLPTEDEPTNSPDTGFGDTDAQDLAYHTELLEADNKQPADVLDSLDLTMDENKENQTPDSAQQGELDWVQQYSLDQEREEQELQQALAQSLQEHEAQELREDDDLKRATELSLQEFNSSLPELLCSDEDSGNEDVLDMEYSEAETEDLKKNAEGGHLANSFRLISVVSHIGSSSSSGHYISDVFDMKKQSWLTYNDLDVSRTQESAVQRDRDRSGYIFFYMQKEVFEELSEMDKSSANISVDAGRNVLQPL from the exons ATGGCAGCCGCAGTGACTAAACTCTCCTGCGGTGATGTCCAGATACGCTTCAACAGCATCGACCTGGGCACCACCAGGTGGAAAGAGGGAGCCTTTGAAATCCTGGAGAAAGACAACAAAAGCAGCCTTTCCCTTAGATTCAACTGCGGTGGACCGCCGAAAACCTTTCAG CTCCACCAGAACGTGAAGCAGATTTCCCAGAGTATGAGTCGCATCATGGTGACACTGAAGGACAGCAGCATCATCACTCTGGATAGGCTGCCTGTGTCCTTGGTCCAGAAGACTAAGGAGTACCTGGAGAAGGTGAAGCAGGGCAAGCAga ATCCAAAATCCTGCCAAGGAAGTGCCAGCTTCAGTGTTCTGGGGAATCGCACTGTTAAGAATGAGACCAGTCcaccgggagagagacag ACAACACCCAGGCGACAAAGTGTGGAAGGCAGGGAGGAGGCCCCCCGTAAGCCCCTGGGCAGCCCAAGCCGAgcttcctccacccccacccgcgCTGGCCTCTCTGAGAACAG GGGTGAGTGGAGGAAGAGACTCATGAATCCTGAAAGCGACATAAATGAAGACTACCCTAAGGAAAACGACTCATCAAG CAACAACAAGGCCACCTCAGACCCATCCAGAAAGTTTCTTGTCAGTTGCAAGGACAAGTTAAAACAGTCGGAGGAGAACCGAAGTTCGG CCCCTCTGGGTGGTCCCCTCCAGCCATCATTGTTTTACGGCAGCAGATCTGTGACCAAGGACTTCGGCCAGAACCACTCTTTCCTGGAAAG accctctagTACCACCCAGAGCCCTGCCGCCAAGAGGAGTCTTGTGTTGCCCAACCACTCCACCCCCTTCAAGAAGGTCCGTTCCTCTGTGGACTACGGTGGCTGGAACAAGCAGAGGCCCTCAACGCTCACCCAGCCACAAGCACCACTGCAGGG GTTTTCCAATCTGGGAAACACATGCTACATGAACGCCATTTTGCAGTCCCTGTTCAGCCTCCCCTCGTTCTCCACTGACATGCTGAGACAGGGCATCCCCTGGAAAAAGGTGCCCATCAACGCACTGCTCAG ACGCTTTGCCCACCTTATGGTGAAGAAGGACGTGGGCTGTCCTGAGACCAAGAAGGACCTGCTGAGGAAAGTGAAGAGCGCCATCTCTGCCACCGCAGAACGCTTCTCGGGATACATGCAGAAC GATGCCCACGAGTTCCTCAGCCAGTGTCTGGACCAGCTGAAGGAGGACGTGGAGAAGATGAACAAGAGCTGGAAGAATGAGGCGGCGGCAGGGTCTGCGGCCACCTCCCCCGCAGCGTGGGACGACAGCCAGCATGGGGCGACCTCGACGGCGCCAGCATCCGGCAAGGCTGAGCCCGGGGAGGAGACGGACACGTCGCGCATCTACACGTGTCCCGTGGCGGTCAACATGGAGTTTGAAGTTCAACACACCATCACTTGTAAAGG CTGTGGGGAGGTGGTGACCAAGAGGGAGCAGTTCAACGACCTGTCAATCGACCTGCCCCGCCGGAAGAACACCCTGCCGCTGCGCTCCATCCAGGACTCCCTAGACCTCTTCTTCAGG ATGGAGGAAATCGAGTACTCGTGTGAGAAGTGCAACGGAAAAGCCGCAACCGTGACGCATAAATTCAGCAAACTTCCACG AGTGCTGATCCTGCACCTGAAGCGCTACAGCTTCAACGCCCAGCTGTCCCTGAACAGCAAGCTGGGTCAGCAGGTGGTCATTCCCCGCTACCTGACCCTCCTGTCCCACTGTACAGAAGCCACGCGAGCCCCCCTCAACCTGGGCTGGAGCGCCCAGTCCGCCCT TTCTCGAACACTGAAGACCTCGCAGTCTGTCAACTCTTCCTCAACAGCTCCCAG GAGGCCTGGGGGCAAGGCGGCTAACCCCGGCTGCACGTCGACCCTGCTGGACTCTGACAGCGAGGAGGAGCTCAGCAGGAGGGTGAACAGCCGCAAGAGACGCCTCAGCGAGTGTctggccgaggaggaggagcgaacGGAGGAG CGTGCTGTTGCCGTCGAGCAGAGTGACTTCAACGACGATGAGATGCTGGCCGCCGTGCTGGAGATGAGCCGGCAGGAGGCGGCGCTCTCGGCCCCGCTCCCCACGGAGGACGAGCCCACCAACAGCCCCGACACGGGCTTCGGAGACACGGACGCCCAGGACCTGGCCTACCACACGGAGCTGCTGGAGGCGGACAACAAACAGCCTGCAG ACGTTTTGGACTCTCTGGACCTGACCATGGACGAGAACAAGGAGAACCAGACCCCCGACAGTGcccagcagggggagctggaCTGGGTCCAGCAGTACAGTCTGgaccaggagagggaggaacagGAGCTGCAGCAGGCCCTGGCCCAGAGCCTCCAGGAACAC GAGGCCCAGGAGCTGAGGGAGGACGATGACCTGAAGAGGGCCACAGAGCTCAGCCTACAGG AGTTCAACAGCTCCCTGCCAGAGCTGCTGTGTTCAGACGAGGACTCGGGCAACGAGGACGTCCTGGACATGGAGTACTCGGAGGCCGAGACCGAGGACCTCAAGAAGAACGCTGAG GGTGGACATCTAGCCAACTCATTCAGGCTGATCAGTGTCGTCAGTCACATAGGAAGCAGCTCCTCCtctg GTCACTACATCAGCGACGTGTTCGACATGAAGAAGCAGTCGTGGCTGACCTACAACGACCTGGACGTTTCTCGCACGCAAGAGTCTGCTGTCCAGCGTGACCGAGACCGCAGTGGCTACATCTTCTTCTACATGCAGAA AGAAGTGTTTGAGGAGCTGTCTGAAATGGACAAATCGAGCGCCAACATCAGCGTTGACGCAGGAAGGAACGTTCTCCAACCGCTCTGA
- the LOC132448127 gene encoding endoribonuclease YbeY-like: MGVVLRNLQKVVPLRRARLRRDVDTLRHILGVQKFDLGIICVDNRRIQQINKTYRKVNTPTDVLSFPFHEELRPGKLPCPLHRDELNLGDIFLGVEYLMKQCQDNSMDLHSTLTVVTAHGICHLLGYRHETEEEWDEMFQRESYILGEYNRLTGQNLEPLTKKCSQDS, encoded by the exons ATGGGTGTAGTTCTTCGGAATCTCCAGAAGGTGGTGCCACTGAGGCGCGCCCGGCTACGGAGGGATGTGGACACTCTGAGACACATACTTGGCGTCCAGAAGTTTGACCTGGGCATCATCTGCGTGGACAACCGGAGGATTCAGCAGATTAATAAAACCTATAGGAAAGTAAATACACCTACCGACGTGCTTTCATTTCCATTCCACGAG GAGCTGCGACCTGGTAAGCTGCCTTGCCCGCTGCATAGAGACGAACTCAACCTGGGCGACATTTTTTTAGGGGTTGAATATCTGATGAAACAGTGTCAGGACAACTCAATGGATCTGCATAGTACTCTCACA GTTGTCACTGCACATGGTATCTGCCATCTGCTGGGTTATAGACATGAGACGGAGGAGGAATGGGATGAG ATGTTTCAGAGAGAAAGCTACATCCTGGGAGAGTACAACAGACTGACAGGACAAAACCTGGAGCCTTTGACCAAGAAGTGCAGTCAAGACAGCTGA
- the usp37 gene encoding ubiquitin carboxyl-terminal hydrolase 37 isoform X1 has protein sequence MAAAVTKLSCGDVQIRFNSIDLGTTRWKEGAFEILEKDNKSSLSLRFNCGGPPKTFQLHQNVKQISQSMSRIMVTLKDSSIITLDRLPVSLVQKTKEYLEKVKQGKQNPKSCQGSASFSVLGNRTVKNETSPPGERQTTPRRQSVEGREEAPRKPLGSPSRASSTPTRAGLSENRGEWRKRLMNPESDINEDYPKENDSSSNNKATSDPSRKFLVSCKDKLKQSEENRSSAPLGGPLQPSLFYGSRSVTKDFGQNHSFLERPSSTTQSPAAKRSLVLPNHSTPFKKVRSSVDYGGWNKQRPSTLTQPQAPLQGFSNLGNTCYMNAILQSLFSLPSFSTDMLRQGIPWKKVPINALLRRFAHLMVKKDVGCPETKKDLLRKVKSAISATAERFSGYMQNDAHEFLSQCLDQLKEDVEKMNKSWKNEAAAGSAATSPAAWDDSQHGATSTAPASGKAEPGEETDTSRIYTCPVAVNMEFEVQHTITCKGCGEVVTKREQFNDLSIDLPRRKNTLPLRSIQDSLDLFFRMEEIEYSCEKCNGKAATVTHKFSKLPRVLILHLKRYSFNAQLSLNSKLGQQVVIPRYLTLLSHCTEATRAPLNLGWSAQSALSRTLKTSQSVNSSSTAPRRPGGKAANPGCTSTLLDSDSEEELSRRVNSRKRRLSECLAEEEERTEEVRTEERAVAVEQSDFNDDEMLAAVLEMSRQEAALSAPLPTEDEPTNSPDTGFGDTDAQDLAYHTELLEADNKQPADVLDSLDLTMDENKENQTPDSAQQGELDWVQQYSLDQEREEQELQQALAQSLQEHEAQELREDDDLKRATELSLQEFNSSLPELLCSDEDSGNEDVLDMEYSEAETEDLKKNAEGGHLANSFRLISVVSHIGSSSSSGHYISDVFDMKKQSWLTYNDLDVSRTQESAVQRDRDRSGYIFFYMQKEVFEELSEMDKSSANISVDAGRNVLQPL, from the exons ATGGCAGCCGCAGTGACTAAACTCTCCTGCGGTGATGTCCAGATACGCTTCAACAGCATCGACCTGGGCACCACCAGGTGGAAAGAGGGAGCCTTTGAAATCCTGGAGAAAGACAACAAAAGCAGCCTTTCCCTTAGATTCAACTGCGGTGGACCGCCGAAAACCTTTCAG CTCCACCAGAACGTGAAGCAGATTTCCCAGAGTATGAGTCGCATCATGGTGACACTGAAGGACAGCAGCATCATCACTCTGGATAGGCTGCCTGTGTCCTTGGTCCAGAAGACTAAGGAGTACCTGGAGAAGGTGAAGCAGGGCAAGCAga ATCCAAAATCCTGCCAAGGAAGTGCCAGCTTCAGTGTTCTGGGGAATCGCACTGTTAAGAATGAGACCAGTCcaccgggagagagacag ACAACACCCAGGCGACAAAGTGTGGAAGGCAGGGAGGAGGCCCCCCGTAAGCCCCTGGGCAGCCCAAGCCGAgcttcctccacccccacccgcgCTGGCCTCTCTGAGAACAG GGGTGAGTGGAGGAAGAGACTCATGAATCCTGAAAGCGACATAAATGAAGACTACCCTAAGGAAAACGACTCATCAAG CAACAACAAGGCCACCTCAGACCCATCCAGAAAGTTTCTTGTCAGTTGCAAGGACAAGTTAAAACAGTCGGAGGAGAACCGAAGTTCGG CCCCTCTGGGTGGTCCCCTCCAGCCATCATTGTTTTACGGCAGCAGATCTGTGACCAAGGACTTCGGCCAGAACCACTCTTTCCTGGAAAG accctctagTACCACCCAGAGCCCTGCCGCCAAGAGGAGTCTTGTGTTGCCCAACCACTCCACCCCCTTCAAGAAGGTCCGTTCCTCTGTGGACTACGGTGGCTGGAACAAGCAGAGGCCCTCAACGCTCACCCAGCCACAAGCACCACTGCAGGG GTTTTCCAATCTGGGAAACACATGCTACATGAACGCCATTTTGCAGTCCCTGTTCAGCCTCCCCTCGTTCTCCACTGACATGCTGAGACAGGGCATCCCCTGGAAAAAGGTGCCCATCAACGCACTGCTCAG ACGCTTTGCCCACCTTATGGTGAAGAAGGACGTGGGCTGTCCTGAGACCAAGAAGGACCTGCTGAGGAAAGTGAAGAGCGCCATCTCTGCCACCGCAGAACGCTTCTCGGGATACATGCAGAAC GATGCCCACGAGTTCCTCAGCCAGTGTCTGGACCAGCTGAAGGAGGACGTGGAGAAGATGAACAAGAGCTGGAAGAATGAGGCGGCGGCAGGGTCTGCGGCCACCTCCCCCGCAGCGTGGGACGACAGCCAGCATGGGGCGACCTCGACGGCGCCAGCATCCGGCAAGGCTGAGCCCGGGGAGGAGACGGACACGTCGCGCATCTACACGTGTCCCGTGGCGGTCAACATGGAGTTTGAAGTTCAACACACCATCACTTGTAAAGG CTGTGGGGAGGTGGTGACCAAGAGGGAGCAGTTCAACGACCTGTCAATCGACCTGCCCCGCCGGAAGAACACCCTGCCGCTGCGCTCCATCCAGGACTCCCTAGACCTCTTCTTCAGG ATGGAGGAAATCGAGTACTCGTGTGAGAAGTGCAACGGAAAAGCCGCAACCGTGACGCATAAATTCAGCAAACTTCCACG AGTGCTGATCCTGCACCTGAAGCGCTACAGCTTCAACGCCCAGCTGTCCCTGAACAGCAAGCTGGGTCAGCAGGTGGTCATTCCCCGCTACCTGACCCTCCTGTCCCACTGTACAGAAGCCACGCGAGCCCCCCTCAACCTGGGCTGGAGCGCCCAGTCCGCCCT TTCTCGAACACTGAAGACCTCGCAGTCTGTCAACTCTTCCTCAACAGCTCCCAG GAGGCCTGGGGGCAAGGCGGCTAACCCCGGCTGCACGTCGACCCTGCTGGACTCTGACAGCGAGGAGGAGCTCAGCAGGAGGGTGAACAGCCGCAAGAGACGCCTCAGCGAGTGTctggccgaggaggaggagcgaacGGAGGAGGTGCGAACGGAGGAG CGTGCTGTTGCCGTCGAGCAGAGTGACTTCAACGACGATGAGATGCTGGCCGCCGTGCTGGAGATGAGCCGGCAGGAGGCGGCGCTCTCGGCCCCGCTCCCCACGGAGGACGAGCCCACCAACAGCCCCGACACGGGCTTCGGAGACACGGACGCCCAGGACCTGGCCTACCACACGGAGCTGCTGGAGGCGGACAACAAACAGCCTGCAG ACGTTTTGGACTCTCTGGACCTGACCATGGACGAGAACAAGGAGAACCAGACCCCCGACAGTGcccagcagggggagctggaCTGGGTCCAGCAGTACAGTCTGgaccaggagagggaggaacagGAGCTGCAGCAGGCCCTGGCCCAGAGCCTCCAGGAACAC GAGGCCCAGGAGCTGAGGGAGGACGATGACCTGAAGAGGGCCACAGAGCTCAGCCTACAGG AGTTCAACAGCTCCCTGCCAGAGCTGCTGTGTTCAGACGAGGACTCGGGCAACGAGGACGTCCTGGACATGGAGTACTCGGAGGCCGAGACCGAGGACCTCAAGAAGAACGCTGAG GGTGGACATCTAGCCAACTCATTCAGGCTGATCAGTGTCGTCAGTCACATAGGAAGCAGCTCCTCCtctg GTCACTACATCAGCGACGTGTTCGACATGAAGAAGCAGTCGTGGCTGACCTACAACGACCTGGACGTTTCTCGCACGCAAGAGTCTGCTGTCCAGCGTGACCGAGACCGCAGTGGCTACATCTTCTTCTACATGCAGAA AGAAGTGTTTGAGGAGCTGTCTGAAATGGACAAATCGAGCGCCAACATCAGCGTTGACGCAGGAAGGAACGTTCTCCAACCGCTCTGA